Proteins encoded together in one Temnothorax longispinosus isolate EJ_2023e chromosome 5, Tlon_JGU_v1, whole genome shotgun sequence window:
- the LOC139813651 gene encoding uncharacterized protein codes for MAPRRTLNKRNLEKEKNKPVKKRENKQIDLKTKKIESLEKAQQELLHHVQASSSFPSTTDKSDVINFKQEIAKLQKHNKFLQKQNRQLSEMNATSPHIIGMSKIAHSILTMIRTAKKELAKHLDTVTYKPSSAGPKNNNLLIEKGSKSSFHIDNLSMEVDGTETDNKENITIFAELLDDPLEIVSNSSTIDATETENNAIALSNMVIKTEVAIENVTNPILLHIAITSAKRTSEMHQLRRGTRLEKDVAKLPPVKSFKVNNRLDDCNILAIGDG; via the exons ATGGCACCACGACGAACGTTGAACAAGAGGAatcttgaaaaagaaaagaataaaccAGTGAAAAAACGAGAGAATAAACAAATTGAtctaaaaacgaaaaaaatcgaATCCTTGGAGAAGGCTCAACAAGAGCTGTTGCACCACGTGCAAGCATCTTCATCGTTTCCATCGACGACTGATAAAAGTGATGTAATTAACTTCAAACAAGAGATTGCGAAGTTGCAGAAGCATAACAAATTTCTGCAGAAGCAAAATAGGCAGTTGTCCGAGATGAATGCTACTTCGCCTC ATATTATTGGAATGTCGAAGATCGCACATAGTATATTAACTATGATACGAACTGCCAAGAAAGAACTCGCAAAGCATCTTGACACTGTAACCTATAAACCTTCGAGTGCTGGAccaaaaaataacaatttattgatTGAGAAAGGATCAAAATCCTCGTTTCATATAGATAATTTGAGTATGGAAGTCGATGGAACAGAAACTGacaataaagaaaacataacAATTTTTGCTGAGCTTCTTGATGACCCTTTGGAGATCGTCAGTAATAGTAGTACCATTGATGCAACAGAGACGGAAAATAATGCCATAGCTCTTTCAAATATGGTAATCAAAACCGAAGTCGCAATTGAGAATGTGACTAATCCAATCCTACTTCACATCGCAATCACTTCAGCTAAAC gAACAAGTGAAATGCATCAGCTTCGGCGGGGTACTCGTCTCGAAAAAGACGTTGCAAAACTGCCACCCGTCAAAAGTTTCAAAGTTAATAACAGACTTGATGACTGTAATATTCTCGCAATCGGAGATGGCTGA